One genomic region from Camelus bactrianus isolate YW-2024 breed Bactrian camel chromosome 3, ASM4877302v1, whole genome shotgun sequence encodes:
- the LOC141577247 gene encoding protocadherin alpha-6-like, with protein sequence MPRQDLLMEISQQVFEMVITPEDRLGSRCLLLLVLLLPAWDAGSGQIHYSVPEEVKHGTFVGRIAQDLGLELAELVPRLFRVASKGRGDLLEVNLQNGILFVNSRIDREELCGRSAECSIHLEVIVDRPLQVFHVEVEVKDINDNPPVFPVKDRRISIYESRLPDSLFPLEGATDADIGSNSILTYKLSSNEYFALDVKTNSDDSTQIGLVLRKSLDREKAPEHNLFLMATDEGKPELTGTVQLLVIVLDVNDNAPSFGQSEYEVKIFENSDNGTIVIRLNASDRDEGVNGEVSYSFNSLVPPIVSDQFRIDPQTGEIVIKGNIDFEKVNLYKIRIDATDKGHPPLAGHCTVSVKILDENDNVPQIALTSLSLPVREDAQFGTVIALLTVSDLDSDANGRVTCFLTPDVPFKLVSTFKNYYSLVLDSALDRESVANYELVVTARDGGSPSLSATVSVSVDVSDVNDNAPTFAQPEYTVFVKENNPPGCHIFTVSARDADAQENALVSYSLVERRVGERALSSYVSVHAESGKVYALQPLDHEELELLQFQVSARDAGVPPLGSNVTLQVFVLDENDNAPALLPPGPGGGAGAVSQLVARSVGAGHVVAKVRAVDADSGYNAWLSYELQAAAGAARSPFRVGLYTGEISTTRALDEADAPRQRLLVLVKDHGEPALTATATVLLSLEDSGQAPKASSRASAGVAGTGTALVDVNVYLIIAICAVSSLFVLTLLLYTALRCSAPPREGACGPGKPRLVCSSAVGSWSYSQQRRQRVCSGEGPPKADLMAFSPSLPPCPVVADMSEPQDLNDHCSKVSLIFHNY encoded by the coding sequence ATGCCGAGACAAGATCTTCTGATGGAAATAAGCCAACAAGTGTTTGAAATGGTTATTACCCCTGAAGACAGACTGGGATCCCGGTGTCTGCTGCTCTTGGTTCTGCTCCTCCCAGCCTGGGATGCCGGCAGCGGCCAGATCCACTACTCGGTCCCGGAGGAGGTCAAACACGGCACTTTCGTGGGCCGCATCGCGCAGgacctggggctggagctggcggAGTTGGTGCCGCGCCTGTTCCGGGTGGCGTCCAAAGGGCGCGGGGATCTTCTGGAGGTAAATCTGCAGAATGGCATTTTGTTTGTGAATTCTCGGATCGACCGGGAGGAGCTGTGCGGGCGGAGCGCGGAATGTAGTATCCACCTGGAGGTGATTGTGGACAGGCCGCTGCAGGTGTTTCACGTGGAGGTGGAGGTGAAGGACATTAACGACAACCCGCCTGTGTTCCCTGTAAAGGATCGAAGAATATCGATTTACGAATCTAGGCTGCCAGATTCTTTGTTTCCACTAGAGGGCGCGACGGATGCAGATATTGGCTCAAATTCTATCTTAACCTACAAACTCAGTTCCAACGAGTACTTCGCTTTAGATGTGAAAACAAACAGTGATGACAGTACACAAATAGGGCTCGTGTTAAGGAAATCCTTGGACAGAGAGAAAGCTCCCGAACATAATTTATTCCTCATGGCCACTGACGAAGGCAAACCTGAGCTCACTGGCACTGTTCAGCTGCTAGTCATCGTACTGGATGTAAATGACAATGCTCCCAGTTTTGGACAGTCTGAATATgaagtaaaaatatttgaaaactcagATAACGGAACAATAGTTATTAGACTAAATGCTTCTGATAGGGATGAAGGAGTGAATGGGGAGGTGTCATACTCTTTTAATAGTCTTGTTCCACCCATAGTTAGTGATCAATTTAGAATAGATCCCCAAACTGGAGAAATAGTAATTAAAGGGAATATAGATTTTGAAAAGGTGAATTTATACAAAATCCGTATTGACGCTACGGACAAAGGCCACCCTCCCTTGGCTGGTCATTGCACTGTTTCAGTGAAAATTTTGGATGAAAACGATAACGTCCCTCAGATTGCATTGACATCCTTATCCTTGCCTGTCCGAGAGGACGCTCAATTTGGTACTGTTATAGCCCTACTTACCGTGTCCGATCTTGACTCAGATGCCAACGGGCGGGTGACCTGCTTTCTGACGCCCGATGTTCCTTTCAAACTGGTGTCCACCTTCAAGAATTACTATTCGCTGGTGCTGGACAGCGCCTTGGACCGCGAGAGCGTGGCCAACTATGAGCTGGTGGTGACGGCGAGGGACGGCGGCTCGCCTTCACTGTCGGCCACGGTCAGCGTGTCCGTGGACGTGTCCGACGTGAACGACAACGCGCCCACGTTCGCGCAGCCCGAGTACACGGTGTTCGTGAAGGAGAACAACCCGCCCGGCTGCCACATCTTCACCGTGTCGGCGCGGGACGCGGACGCGCAGGAGAACGCGCTCGTGTCCTACTCGCTGGTGGAGCGGCGGGTGGGCGAGCGAGCGCTGTCGAGCTACGTGTCTGTGCACGCGGAGAGCGGCAAGGTGTACGCGCTGCAGCCGCTGGACCACGAGGAGCTGGAGCTGCTGCAGTTCCAGGTGAGCGCGCGCGACGCGGGCGTGCCGCCTCTGGGCAGCAACGTGACGCTGCAGGTGTTCGTGCTGGACGAGAACGACAACGCGCCCGCGCTGCTGCCAcccgggcctgggggcggggccggcgcggTGAGCCAGCTGGTGGCGCGGTCGGTGGGCGCGGGCCACGTGGTGGCGAAGGTGCGTGCGGTGGACGCGGACTCGGGCTACAACGCGTGGCTGTCGTACGAGCTGCAGGCGGCGGCGGGGGCCGCGCGCAGCCCGTTCCGCGTGGGGCTGTACACGGGCGAGATCAGCACGACGCGCGCCCTGGACGAGGCGGACGCGCCACGCCAGCGCCTGCTGGTGCTGGTGAAGGACCACGGCGAGCCGGCGCTGACGGCCACGGCCACCGTGCTGCTGTCGCTGGAGGACAGTGGCCAGGCGCCCAAGGCCTCTTCGCGGGCGTCAGCGGGTGTCGCGGGCACAGGGACAGCGTTAGTGGATGTGAACGTGTACCTGATCATCGCCATCTGCGCGGTGTCCAGCCTGTTTGTGCTCACGCTGCTGCTGTACACGGCGCTGCGCTGCTCGGCGCCGCCCAGAGAGGGCGCGTGCGGGCCCGGGAAGCCCAGGCTGGTGTGCTCCAGCGCGGTGGGGAGCTGGTCTTACTCGCAGCAGAGGCGACAGAGAGTGTGCTCTGGGGAGGGACCACCCAAGGCAGATCTCATGGCCTTCAGTCCCAGCCTTCCACCCTGTCCAGTAGTGGCGGATATGAGCGAGCCTCAGGATTTAAATGATCATTGTTCCAAAGTAAGTCTGATTTTTCATAATTACTAG